The following coding sequences lie in one Apium graveolens cultivar Ventura chromosome 3, ASM990537v1, whole genome shotgun sequence genomic window:
- the LOC141713976 gene encoding uncharacterized protein LOC141713976, translating to MDKSWISKDWDSLEFEIGVEEFLIFAEENCKDPKRIPCPCEKSTRSTRSSIGSTRPASDQPIEHFVASETFEVCEAAFNSGNYDKDSYDFQRFVVDAEQPFFEGSECTKLESMLKLHNWKARFGISDTAFTELLSSVGSILPKDNVLPPNTYEAKKTLSLVYIKIHLCPNDCILYRGIHSNASQCPHCKLSHWKVRKNGQLRVNVPAKRINDDKMRHPDDSPSWRNIDYRWSAFGSESRNIRLALSADGINPHTNGLVNRYTCWPVVLVTYNLPPWLCMKRKFMMLSVLVPGPHEPGNNIDVYLQPLIDDLKKLWEEGEPNVYDAYSKSYFTLKAILLWTINDFPAYGNLSGCVNKGYKSYLICGDDTVAKYLSHSRKMCFQGHRRYLPRQHPYRRQKAAFNGQQELGNACQPLSGEEVLARQKRIDFCFGKEVKKSKKVEYPWKKKSVFFELEYWKYHHVRHCLDVMHIEKNVCDNLLGTLLNMRKSKDSEVARRDMIDMGVRHDLAPQVGEKKTYLPPSPFTLSKVEKKKVLNSFLSMKLPSGHGSNIKNCVSMSDLKIYGLKSHDCHILLQQLLPVAIRSVLPKNVRVTIIRLCFFFNALCSKVVDVSKLDKLQSDKCVYVDRYFIRWMYAFERFNKVLKSYVRNRYYPEGCMAESYLKEESVEFCTEFMSQTCTTAGIPVEQGKQSGPLSAAIIKVMEEKEMHKEYLDEIYRGKKKSVHWLMGEHNRLFADCEMKGNPDAVSEMIRWLAGKPSFSVLTYQVQVSSAKDLNPIESDMTFYGIILEVWELDYHEFKAPLFLCKWAENDKGIKINDLGFTLVDFNRQGHKKDKYVSVDQVNQVFYIKDLVDPTWSIVLTSTTRDYQELYNDDDLGNTIMEHPPFCSNIPASDVTNEDVAHSIRPNVEGIWL from the exons ATGGATAAGTCGTGGATATCGAAAGATTGGGATTCTTTAGAATTTGAAATTGGCGTCGAAGAATTCTTGATTTTCGCTGAAGAAAATTGTAAAGATCCTAAAAGAATTCCTTGTCCATGTG AAAAATCTACTAGGAGTACTAGGTCTTCTATAGGTAGTACACGTCCTGCTTCAGACCAACCTATAGAGCACTTTGTTGCATCAGAAACTTTTGAAGTTTGTGAAGCGGCTTTTAATTCGGGTAATTACGATAAGGATTCATATGATTTTCAGAGGTTTGTTGTTGATGCGGAACAACCGTTCTTTGAGGGAAGCGAGTGTACAAAGTTAGAGTCAATGTTAAAATTGCACAACTGGAAAGCTAGGTTTGGTATTAGCGACACTGCCTTTACTGAGCTTCTCTCTTCAGTTGGCTCGATCCTTCCCAAAGATAATGTGTTGCCTCCTAACACATATGAAGCGAAGAAAACTTTATCTCTAGTGTATATAAAAATTCATTTGTGTCCCAATGATTGTATACTGTATAGGGGCATACATTCTAATGCTTCTCAGTGTCCTCATTGCAAGCTGTCACATTGGAAAGTACGAAAGAATGGCCAACTTAGGGTCAATGTTCCAGCCAAG CGAATAAATGATGACAAGATGCGACATCCGGACGACTCTCCTTCTTGGAGGAATATCGATTACCGGTGGTCTGCCTTTGGTAGTGAATCTAGGAATATTAGGTTGGCTTTATCAGCGGATGGTATCAACCCGCATACTAATGGGTTAGTCAATCGATATACATGCTGGCCAGTAGTGTTGGTAACGTACAATCTTCCTCCGTGGTTATGCATGAAAAGGAAGTTCATGATGTTGTCAGTTTTAGTTCCTGGTCCACATGAGCCGGGAAATAACATCGACGTTTATTTACAACCGTTGATTGATGATCTGAAAAAACTTTGGGAAGAAGGTGAACCAAACGTTTATGACGCCTATAGTAAATCATATTTCACTCTAAAAGCAATTTTATTGTGGACTATAAATGATTTTCCAGCATATGGAAACTTGTCAGGCTGCGTGAATAAGGGTTATAAGAGTTATCTAATTTGTGGTGACGATACTGTGGCTAAATATTTAAGTCACAGTAGGAAGATGTGCTTCCAAGGTCATCGTCGTTATTTGCCTAGGCAGCACCCTTATAGGAGGCAGAAGGCGGCCTTTAACGGACAACAAGAGTTGGGGAACGCATGTCAACCCCTTTCCGGAGAAGAAGTGTTAGCGCGTCAGAAACGAATTGATTTTTGTTTTGGAAAAGAGGTGAAGAAGTCGAAGAAGGTGGAATATCCATGGAAGAAAAAATCTGTTTTCTTTGAGTTAGAATATTGGAAATATCATCATGTTCGCCACTGTCTCGATGTTATGCACATCGAGAAAAATGTGTGTGATAATCTGCTTGGGACGTTATTAAATATGCGAAAGTCAAAAGATAGTGAGGTGGCACGTCGTGATATGATTGATATGGGTGTTAGACATGATTTAGCTCCTCAAGTAGGAGAAAAGAAGACCTATCTGCCTCCTTCCCCTTTTACTTTATCGAAGGTTGAAAAAAAGAAAGTGTTAAACTCATTCTTGTCTATGAAACTTCCTTCTGGACATGGATCAAACATAAAAAATTGTGTATCCATGTCTGATTTGAAGATATACGGGCTTAAGTCCCATGACTGCCATatccttctccaacaactccTCCCTGTTGCCATTCGATCCGTTCTCCCGAAAAATGTTAGGGTCACAATCATACGACTGTGCTTCTTTTTTAATGCTTTATGCAGCAAAGTTGTCGATGTCTCGAAACTCGATAAATTGcagtcagat AAGTGCGTTTATGTGGACCGGTATTTTATTAGATGGATGTATGCCTTCGAACGATTCAATAAAGTGCTAAAGAGCTACGTACGAAACCGATATTATCCTGAAGGTTGTATGGCAGAAAGCTATCTTAAAGAAGAATCAGTAGAATTCTGCACAGAATTTATGAGCCAGACTTGTACAACTGCCGGCATTCCAGTTGAGCAAGGCAAGCAATCTGGTCCATTATCTGCCGCGATAATAAAGGTCATGGAAGAAAAAGA AATGCACAAGGAGTATTTGGATGAAATTTACCGAGGGAAGAAAAAAAGTGTTCATTGGCTCATGGGAGAGCACAATCGGCTATTTGCCGATTG TGAAATGAAGGGGAATCCCGATGCTGTTTCAGAGATGATACGATGGCTCGCTGGAAAACCATcattttctgttttaacttatcAAG TCCAGGTGTCCAGTGCGAAAGATTTAAACCCCATTGAGAGTGATATGACCTTTTATGGCATAATCTTGGAAGTATGGGAGTTGGATTACCATGAGTTCAAAGCTCCACTCTTCTTGTGTAAATGGGCAGAGAATGATAAAGGCATAAAGATCAACGATCTTGGCTTCACACTTGTGGATTTCAATCGACAAGGCCATAAGAAGGATAAATATGTCTCTGTTGACCAAGTCAACCAGGTGTTTTACATTAAAGATCTGGTTGATCCTACTTGGTCGATCGTGTTAACTTCCACAACTAGAGACTATCAAGAGTTGTATAACGACGATGATTTGGGTAACACGATCATGGAACATCCTCCCTTCTGCTCTAACATCCCTGCTTCTGATGTGACCAATGAAGACGTTGCGCATAGTATTAGGCCTAATGTTGAGGGAATTTGG TTGTAA